The DNA sequence CAATGTATCAAGATGGAGTTAGATACGGCTGCATCATCaacttacccttcatacctgactgtacTACGTTAGCAAAGACATTGGATGGTTGcacttcctctgtagtagccacAGCAGCTTTTCGAAGGTTCTTTCACTGTTTCttggtgaaatcccaccaatcagggtagccaattaCTTCATAGCACCATTGCTTTCTATGACCCAAATCTCTACAGACTAGACACTTtgtatttgcatatggatttgtctTACCCGGAGGGCAGCGTGGTGAAGGAGTTGAGAAGCCTAGGGGAGGACCTTGTCTGCGCTGGACAGCCATGACAGAGGATTCAGAGCCGTGTCCCATTGCCTGCCTATCAGAATGCACCTTACGAACATATATAGGAATAGCTTTGCTTAGAATCTCACCACGAACCTGATCATACTCTGAATCGAGTCAACTAAGAAACATGTGAACTCGCATTCATGCCATGGCAGTAGTCTCTTGAACAATAGCAGCCACTGTGATATTTTGGGAGGCTATACGCTGATCAATCTCTTGAAACATTCCCACCAATTCATTATAGTAGGTAGGAAGAGTCTGGCTATTCTGTTTCGCTCCAAAACACTTCTTATTTAATTCAAAAATCAtggtttcatcagaatcatcttAAAAAGTCTTCTCAACAGCTTCCTAAACATCGTTGGCTGTTGGGAGGCGGATATACCGATTCATGAGTGATGGCTCCATAGAATCAATGAGCCAACTCTTCACTTTTTCATTGTCTGTGGCCCAAACTTCAAATTCAGGAGAGTTCTCATATGGTGCAGCTTTGGCTCCAGTAAGGTAGCCGACCTTTCCTCATGCTTcaatcctcatcttcataagagttgcccatatggtgtagttcGATTCACTCAAGGCAACGCCCTTTGGAAACGCTGAATTATCTTGAGCGGTGGTATGATaatgcactactacaaaaaatgtatcacacaacggtggaaatctgttgtgtgatttggaccatgtctgtcgtctatctcggtgttgtgtgatgagcatACTCCAATAATGGTGAAACACCGTTGTGTGTGTACCATAGACACAACATATCAGTTAAAACCATTGCACCAATTCtgcgcatgccaatgccagaaattTGATGCGGCGCATTCAATTGTTGTTTCGATGgtggtcagacaacagaagtaagtacacgctgttgttggttaacttctcacacaacagaaaaatgacACTCAGACAACGGAAGTAATACCAtattgttgttggttaacttatcatacAACAAAAAAATATGGCAACTattgttggttgttccttcacacaacagatatcataaagtaactgttgtatgtgtgaggctcagtgttgaattcttcacaagtcatacaacataTTGTTTCTATACCGTTATGTGATTTACTATTAGACAACTGATATCTAttctttctgttgtgtgagtactaatgagacaaaaaaaaatttacaagtaccgttgtgtgattataAGTGATTTGTTGTGTGAAAACGACACATGCATATTCATACAACGTAATGTAATTCACTATTGTTTGCTTATTATCGATTCTTTGCCTAAAttatttgcacaaaaataatgctcaatataAGATTTAGGCAGAAGCACTCTAATTTAACCATCtaatgtaccaaaagagctagCATTTGTCAATCATCTATACATTCATGTATCCATAccataaaacaaaaaaagatgcATTCTAGCTACCTTGATGGCTGCTGCATTCTAGCTAATTACATTCAAAGatagcaaaagctgatacaatcAAATCGTCGCAAGAGGAAAATATTTGCCACTAAAGTTCTCTCATACTTGCAGTGTAGTGCTAAGGCAACAACACCTAGTGTGTCGGGTGGAGCATACAACAGCTTATTCTCCAGTTCCAACATCTttttcaaaattatctctttgagCCTACTTGACTTGAGCTGCTCCAACTTTTACACTTCACAGCCTCAACTTGCAGAAATTAAGCAaagttttgaaaaataaaaagcaatCAACTTTCTTAATCAGTAAAGCATAGCAGCCTCTTCACAGACTTACCGCTTGCTGTATTGGCTCTAGTTCAACTGTCGGAGACAAGATGTCGGATTCCCtgtaaacaaaacaacaaaaccaaaatctCTTAATTTTGCATCACGATATTCAGTAGAACCACCGAGTGAAGGTCTATTTAACTTTGTGCTTTAAAGATTTAGCATATACTCATATGGGCATCAATGAAATAACCAAAAATCCTATATTCGTAAAAAATATACCACTGGAGATATCAGTATCTTTAAGGATTGCAGTAAGACAGAATTTTCTTAAAACATTAGAGTTTTGAATAAACAACTGAAGGTATGCTTAACCCATCAATAATGCATCGATCTTTAAAAGATAATAAATTCAACTAAACATGCTAGAGGGAAACAGTGGGCACCAAGGATGCTATGTATACTCCTGAAACAATTGAAACGTCATATAATAAGTCATTTGATATTATATGTCATTCCATAATACAAAACTGTGATTGAGTTATGTCTAATATAGTGTACTTAATTTTTTTAGCTAAACTAACATTGGAGTGTTTTAggtaacataaaaaaaaacaatgcaaCGACACACACAATGATTGAAACATTTAATCATAGTTAGCATGCTCATACCAGTAAACTAGAAGGCACTTTAAGGAGCTACATATATTAAATAAACAACATATTTAGGACAATTAACATAATAACTAAACCCATGCGGTTATCATTACTTAGCACAATTTACTTTCTTCACAAGTTTTTCACTTTAGAATGTCATTTTAAGAGACTTCTCTTATATTGCAACTGATGATTAACACTAGATACAGAATTGAACAAAACTTACATGAAAAGCtctgtttgtttttttctcttcctttgttCTCTGACAATCATGACCGCACAATTCTACTGCTTCCCTACCAGTCTACCCATTGTTTCAAGTAGACGACCCTTTTCCAAGGGTTTGCTCAAATAGTCATCCATGCATGCCGGCCTCCAACATCCTTCTTGTTTCCTCGCCTGGTGTATGAGTTGTTAATGCAATGATCGGAATGCTGACATGGTGAGTTTTCTCCACTTTCCTTATCTCCCTTGTTGCCTCAAATCCATCCATTTCTGGCATCTGCATGTTAATTTCAACACCAAAGTCACTCACTGACACATGTACACAAGACTAGGAGCTCGACagactacttttgattcaaccTGAAATGTGCCCCCTTTTGATCTCTTTGGTGTTGCACCCCTATACTCTGGAAGGAATCTTACCACTTCGAAGAGATGAGTACCAGTGTGCCTACAGAGATCTTTAGCTACAACCAAACCGAAAAAGATTGTCAACAAAATCAACCAGTGTGCCTTAGCTAAACTAGAACACCATAATTAACATAAGGGAGTCCATATCCAATCACAACTCACCTAGATAACAACTCCTAGCATATAAAGCAAGAACTATGGTGCCCATATAATTGGGAGAAATGAGAACACAAAGAGAACCAGATATGAAGCAAGAACTATGGTCAGCAATGAAACCAACAAAGACTGAAGTGTATCATCATTACCAATGCCTCCAATCACTATAAGTAATGATACTTCAAATTTTGATTCTGATCTCTCCTTTGCAAAATTGTAGTTTAAACAGGCCATGGCCTAAActaaccaacaacaaaattaaTTTGGGCTCGATACTACTGTATCTAGATAAGTAGGTAGAAAAAAGAACAACAGGCCCTAGATAAGTAGATTTTTCGAACAatattagttatatatatatggctaaCCAAAACTTAGTATCTGCATATTGCAGCAGCTAAACTTGAATAGGGTGCCCTCTATAGTAATACATATATTACGTAGCTAGGAGTTCACTAGATTGACAAAATACATGGTTCTCAACTAGTTTCTCCCTATTATATGGGCACCTCATGCAATCGCCAATCTATGTGGCATTTAAGACCTTTGTGCCATTCCAGCTTGTCTTCTCAACTACAAATATATGAAAGAAAAATAGCCCCAAGAGTTACTTAATTAATTGAACACAGCGTACAGTtgcccagaaagaaagaaagagtctAGAGGTACCTAGAAATGAGTTTCAAACTGCCTTTTTAATGCCTCATGCTCATGTTTTGCTCTCTAGAAAGCCCTGAAGCATCTGCAAAATTAAATCATAATCATGAAGCCCCAACAGGGAGAAAATGAAGAACTAGTTGTAATACTATTGGTATAAAGTGTACATATACAAGAGACATGTTTACTTTACCCTTCAGCATTTCCTGCTAGACAAAATTCTTTGAATTGTGTGCATTCATGCTTCACCTACATTCCCATAATTCCCTTCACAACAGATGCAAAAACATGACCATTGAAATGCCAAAGGACCCCTGTTCTATCTCATTCCCAACATAGAATACTAATTTTACTGAACATAAGTAACAAAGAAAGAATTTAAACTGGCATGTCAAGTAACAAGAATCACCTATGTGATTGAGGTATCGAGAACCCTCTCAAGGCCATACTTATCCAAAAGTCTTCAGTTTTCTATATACAATGGAGGATGAAGAAGACAGGTAAGTTCACATATGTTCTTGaataaaatgaaacaaaaaactTCAAATGTGTTTCTTTCCATGAGTAGTTCTAACCTTGTAAGCACATTGATACTGCCCAACCTACAAATAGAACGAGCAAAGATCAAGGTCGCGAAAATAAAATCGGTTGGGTctcatataaacaaaaacagaacCTATCCACGTCTCCTGACCTCTTGACCCATCAAAAACACTTTCAGATCGACATACATTTCCTCATCGAAGGCAGAGTTTAGAGCATCCCTCATTGTCACCTGcggcagaaaaaataaataacaactaGAGGCCAACAAATTGGGAATCTGATACAGATTGTACAACTATATAGGAGCAACTAGAATCGAAAACAACAATACCATGAAGAGGTTAAGGAAATGAAGCACAGCGCTGCCTCGTCAGCGCAGAACATCATGTTGGCCACCGCTCTCGGACACCTTCGTCTTCTGCATCTCTTCAATCGACCCTAGTTTGAAGGCgaggtggagagagaaagtggatctgggGCATTCAATGTCCTCCATCGCTAAAGAGCTTTGGAGAAATGCAAACCTAAATTTCAAAAAAATGCAAATAAAAACACATAACTCTATCATAATAGCCAAAATAGAAGGGAATCAGAATCAAAATCAACCGAAAACGATACCTGACCTGAGAGCTTCCTCGAGAGTCCGAACCTCAATCGCCCAGCTAAGAGAATAACCTgtgaaagagagaaggaaacgaTGGACTGATAGAGGTGAAGGACTTGAAATTGAAGGGAGGTGAAGGACTTGAAATTGAAGGGACTGATGACATGTTGATGGCAAATTGAAGCGAGATGGTCTTTAGTTCGCCGAACCCGAACCACTGCCAATCTCTTCAGCACAATTTGGGGATTCAGCAAAAAACCCTAATCCTAATTTTtcagagagagatggaggagaGGGAAAGTGTATTAGGGGCACTGCAGACAAACCTAGGCGGAGGAGGACGATGAAGGACAGCAATCCAAATCTAATTGAGAGAGgactgagaaagagagagagggtcgaAAGGGTTCTAAAAATGAGAGAGGTCGAGAGGCTTGCTAGGTTTTGTAATCTTTTTTCTCCCTTTTGGACACGATGTGGCATGGCAATTAAACGTAGCAAAAAATTcaaagttattcacacaacagaaacttcaccaactgttgtctgagtgcaacactaaaaatcaaaatctgaaatcatggagggaaacatggcgaCTGTacaacattttggctcaaaatttgCCACCCAGTTccaagttcacacaacagaaaagcttaaatctgttgtacaatttTTACAACTTGCACTAGGCCTATCtaggggaagacattcaagcaagcttcctcaaacttTGGTGCTCATTTTTTCAATCATACAACGGAAATAGTAAAACCGTTGTACCTAGTCACCTGAATTTCAGTGTTttaagaggcaaccaagactcgagagtggagggaaatctgccgctaaattttttaagactcagacaacggacaATACTTTATtctgttgtgcaatgtagttttgataaaaaaaattatgactttgttgacattcacacaacagaacatcactaatactgttgtacaatagagtttacttaaacacacaacagatgatttatgttccgttgtgtgatgcatttTTTATAGTAGTGATGGTTGATGATTGGAGGCATGTTGTGGAGCGCAAGGGTGGCAGCGTCGACTTCCATTGACCAAAATATAAGAAGCCTACACGTGACCAAGCTGAAAACAGCAGGAGGTCAGGAGGTCTATATCTGCTGGATTTAATTATCCTGCAGGGAGGACTTAGTCAAACAAGGTGGGTAGACTTAATTAAAGGGTGCAGGATGTCTTTGTCGGCTAGGTTGAATCAACCAAAAAGTGTGCAGCAGTTTCAATTCAATTGGTGATGATGACTTTCAGTTTCGATGCAGTTTCAATTCAATTGGTGATGCTGACTTTTGACTTTCAGTTTCACACTCCAAGATATCTTTGTCTTCAATGGCTCGGGCTTGGGGTTTCAGcttggctttgataccaagtaTAAAATAAGACTATGATGTGTTTGTTGTACTTCAATATTATTCATCTCCAAATAGGaggtatatatatagagatacaaGTGTAATCCTAATAGGACAATATATCCTACAATTATACAGAATACGTAatctacataaacaaggaaagtaaatatttacataatattcTACAGAAACTACTTGCGTTGCCGGCTCAGTCTTGCCTTTGGCTATGGCAAAGAAGCAGGgaaaactcattatttccccgaagaagaaaaagttcgGTCGTCCTAAGAGAAGCAAGAACAACAGTGAGTTGAATACGACTCCTAATTCGAAGACAAAAAAGATCCGTCTGAACCTCAAATGGAAATGTTTTCCAAAAAAGATTGAAGATGAATCCAAACACTAGTCTTTTAATTGAGGGAGCTATACCTCCTTCTACTTATATTGTTGTTTAAGTTTGAATACATCACAATGAAATTAGTTACTATGTTGCTCATTTATCGAGGCACTAGGTTTCTTTGTTTATGGAATGATTCTAAAAGGTGGCTATGATGGTTGTGTACTAGATAGCTTATTTTATGTTTAGGGCTAGGTTGTGTTGGTGTGCGCTGTGTAACAACTCGTTTTGACGACTCATAGGGGTATGTTGTTTTGGTACTGCTTGCTAAACTGCATAACATAtgactttttcaaaaaaaaaaaaaagactaaattcagtttactacCCTAAACTTTACTTCTTATTtttactaaataaaataaaaatatgtagCAGGTCACTACGTACTGTCAGGTgtgtactaaaaaaaaaaaaaataggtggCAGATCatattggaaaacaaaacaaataagatTAGTATAAGGACATCtctttcaaaataaataaataaataaataagacgGCATCAATAATCAATGTGGTGATATCActtggtataatttttttttattacaatgTCTTTCCGTTTTGTTaacttctgttttgtttttgattatATGCTTCTGCTATTGCTTCAGTATTGTGTAAATTTCTAGTGTCAGACGTCATGCAAATATAAAATTTCTTAAAGCCTTAATCCAGAAAGTCATGAATCACTCTCACTATTATAATGACAGTACCGAGTCATAAGATGATGGAAACGCGAACGGAAGTCTCATCGTATCCCGGTGTTCTCTTATAGTATTTAGTTgctacatatttatatatacaccAACACCAACTCACCAAGCACTTAATTTACAGAAACACGGAAATGATGTGGtttctcatcttcatcctctCCCTCTTCATCGCTTTCCTCCTCAaatctcttctctttctctcgaAACCCTCGGCCAAACTCGACGGTACTATTCTACCGCCAGGACCCACCTCGATTCCCATAATCGGAAACTTCATATGGCTCTTCAAACTGACCTCCAGAATCGAACCCATCCTTCTTGACCTCCACGCCAAGTACGGCCCCATCGTCTCTCTCCCCATCCCCTTCAGCTCTCACCCCGCCATTTTCATCAACGACCACTCACTCGCCCACCAAGTCTTGGTCCAAAACGGAGCAGTCTGTTCGGACCGCCCTCCTCCCCAGCCCATCACCAAGCTCATCACTAGTGACAACCGTGTCATCTTCAGCAGTGGCTACGGCCCAACATGGCGTCTCCTCCGCCGAAACCTCATGTCCGAGGTTCTGAACCCTTCTCGGCTCAAGTCCTACGCTTCCTCCCGCAAATGGGCCTTGGACATCCTCACCAACCGTCTCGATCAGTCCGTATGGTCCAACGGACCAGTCGTCGAAGTTTTAGACCATTTTCGATTCTCCATAACTTCTTTGTTCGTGGATATGGTGTTTGGTGAGAAGGTGGAGGATGAGGCGAAGATGAAAGAAATTGCTGATGTGCAGCGTCGCTTTATGTTCGGTTTGGTCAGAGGTTTCCAGACCCTAAACTTGGGACCGAGATGGTTGAACAAGATTTTGTTCCGTAAGGGTTGGAATCAGTTCAACGAAATTCGACAGCAACAAAAGCACCTCCTGCTTCCATTCATACGGGCACGAAAGAAGGTGGTGGTAAGAAATAGGGATGAAACAGCTGGTCTTTTTTACGAATATGATAAATGAAATTGAACACTCTAGCGCTTGAAGTACCTCCAAaagtttttcaaaatttttattaTACACTcaaaatttaatattttttgtttaatcACTTTTACAGATTATTTATTaatcaaattaaaaattattgtcatttttatttattacagTCACATAACTACCTGGATATCTTAGATCTTGATTGATTTTTCGGTAATAATCATTAAAAGATGCTTAAACAATGATTTTCGGTTTTGAATATACAGTTGaagagcatttttttttttatcaagtaaGGTGCATTTGAATAATCACTATAGGATGAGAGATCATGAATAGACTCTAACTTTCATATAAGTCGTTTTTTTGGTAAACAAAATGCATTCTTTTGCTCtaatagaagagaaaaaaagtaTAACTGACTCCCTAAAAATAGTTATCTATAATATTTTGGAAGTTTTACATCTTACTtc is a window from the Rosa chinensis cultivar Old Blush chromosome 2, RchiOBHm-V2, whole genome shotgun sequence genome containing:
- the LOC112189192 gene encoding cytochrome P450 89A2 isoform X1 — translated: MMWFLIFILSLFIAFLLKSLLFLSKPSAKLDGTILPPGPTSIPIIGNFIWLFKLTSRIEPILLDLHAKYGPIVSLPIPFSSHPAIFINDHSLAHQVLVQNGAVCSDRPPPQPITKLITSDNRVIFSSGYGPTWRLLRRNLMSEVLNPSRLKSYASSRKWALDILTNRLDQSVWSNGPVVEVLDHFRFSITSLFVDMVFGEKVEDEAKMKEIADVQRRFMFGLVRGFQTLNLGPRWLNKILFRKGWNQFNEIRQQQKHLLLPFIRARKKVVVKQEMVDKNSDEFTIAYVDTLMDLEDPREKRAFNEEELMHQCSEILNSGTDTMSITLQWTMANVVKYPRVQKRLVEDIKKVVGVEKLELKDEDLQKMHYLKAVVMEALRLHPPGHYVVPHTVTEDIILAGRYTLPKNCTVNFMVAEIGRDSSVWDEPMEFKPERFMKDGGNVQCDITGSKEIMMIPFGAGRRICPGLGLSMLLLEYLVANLVWKYEWEAVDGVGVDLTERQEATWVMKNPLQAQISPRLNK
- the LOC112189192 gene encoding cytochrome P450 89A2 isoform X2, with translation MMWFLIFILSLFIAFLLKSLLFLSKPSAKLDGTILPPGPTSIPIIGNFIWLFKLTSRIEPILLDLHAKYGPIVSLPIPFSSHPAIFINDHSLAHQVLVQNGAVCSDRPPPQPITKLITSDNRVIFSSGYGPTWRLLRRNLMSEVLNPSRLKSYASSRKWALDILTNRLDQSVWSNGPVVEVLDHFRFSITSLFVDMVFGEKVEDEAKMKEIADVQRRFMFGLVRGFQTLNLGPRWLNKILFRKGWNQFNEIRQQQKHLLLPFIRARKKVKQEMVDKNSDEFTIAYVDTLMDLEDPREKRAFNEEELMHQCSEILNSGTDTMSITLQWTMANVVKYPRVQKRLVEDIKKVVGVEKLELKDEDLQKMHYLKAVVMEALRLHPPGHYVVPHTVTEDIILAGRYTLPKNCTVNFMVAEIGRDSSVWDEPMEFKPERFMKDGGNVQCDITGSKEIMMIPFGAGRRICPGLGLSMLLLEYLVANLVWKYEWEAVDGVGVDLTERQEATWVMKNPLQAQISPRLNK